The following coding sequences are from one Candidatus Methylomirabilota bacterium window:
- a CDS encoding alpha/beta hydrolase, translated as MPFAHVGEVKLFYEETGQGVPLVFVHEFAGDYQSWHLQVRGFARRYRTIAYNARGYPPSDVPDKPEAYSQQQAADDILGVLDHLRIDRAHICGLSMGGYAVLHFGLRHPERALSLTVAGAGYGSVPGERERFRRDVDETARRFETEGMAGVASFYTKGPTRVQFMDKDPRGWQEFYDQFVAQSARGHALTMRGVQMSRPSIFELEAAMERLEVPTLIMTGDEDDPCLEPAIFMKRKIRSSGLVVIPKAGHTINLEDPDLFNRALLDFLTAVDAGRWPLRNPRSQTGSAIMPADASAPGDSR; from the coding sequence ATGCCGTTCGCCCACGTCGGCGAAGTCAAGCTGTTCTACGAGGAGACCGGACAGGGCGTGCCCCTGGTCTTCGTCCACGAGTTCGCGGGCGACTACCAGAGCTGGCACCTGCAGGTGCGCGGCTTCGCCCGGCGCTATCGCACCATCGCCTACAACGCGCGGGGCTATCCGCCGTCGGACGTACCCGACAAGCCCGAGGCGTACTCGCAGCAACAGGCCGCGGACGACATCCTGGGCGTCCTCGATCATCTCCGCATCGACCGCGCCCACATCTGCGGACTCTCGATGGGCGGCTACGCGGTGCTGCACTTCGGCCTGCGGCATCCGGAGCGCGCGCTGTCGCTGACGGTCGCGGGCGCCGGCTACGGCAGCGTGCCCGGCGAGCGCGAGCGGTTCCGCCGCGACGTGGACGAGACCGCGCGGCGCTTCGAGACCGAGGGCATGGCCGGCGTCGCCTCGTTCTACACCAAGGGCCCGACCCGCGTGCAGTTCATGGACAAGGATCCGCGGGGCTGGCAGGAGTTCTACGACCAGTTCGTGGCCCAGTCCGCGCGGGGCCACGCGCTGACCATGCGGGGCGTGCAGATGTCGCGGCCGTCCATCTTCGAGCTGGAAGCCGCGATGGAGCGGCTCGAGGTGCCAACGCTGATCATGACCGGCGACGAGGACGACCCGTGCCTCGAGCCGGCCATCTTCATGAAGCGCAAGATCCGCTCGTCCGGGCTGGTGGTGATCCCGAAGGCCGGCCACACCATCAACCTCGAGGACCCCGACCTCTTCAACCGCGCCCTGCTCGACTTCCTCACCGCGGTGGACGCCGGGCGCTGGCCGCTCCGCAACCCCAGGTCGCAGACTGGCTCGGCGATCATGCCCGCCGATGCGAGCGCCCCGGGAGATTCGCGATGA
- a CDS encoding isocitrate lyase/PEP mutase family protein translates to MRTTTRLRQMLNAPGIIVAPGAYDGFSARLIEAAGFEAVYMTGAGTAASHLGQPDLGLATLTEMANHAGHLASCVSLPVIADADTGYGNVLNVVRTVREYEKAGVAGLHIEDQVAPKKCGHIAGKQVIPTEEFCDKIRAAAEYRTDPDFVIIARTDARAVTGLDDAIDRGNRYAAAGADVIFFEAPQTEDEIRQVAREIKAPLLANMVIGGKTPAVPVSELERMGFKMVIFPAVCMAAAVPAMEKSLAYLKEHGTDWQPGPVLAPMDIFRRVGFDWWHGIEEKFAGR, encoded by the coding sequence ATGCGCACCACGACCCGACTCCGGCAGATGCTCAACGCGCCCGGCATCATCGTCGCGCCCGGCGCCTACGACGGCTTCTCCGCGCGCCTCATCGAGGCGGCCGGCTTCGAGGCGGTGTACATGACCGGCGCGGGTACCGCCGCGTCGCATCTCGGGCAGCCCGATCTGGGCCTGGCCACGCTGACCGAGATGGCCAATCACGCCGGGCACCTCGCCTCCTGCGTGTCGCTGCCGGTGATCGCCGATGCCGACACCGGTTACGGCAACGTGCTCAACGTGGTGCGCACGGTGCGGGAGTACGAGAAGGCGGGCGTGGCCGGGCTGCACATCGAGGATCAGGTGGCGCCGAAGAAGTGCGGGCACATCGCGGGCAAGCAGGTGATCCCGACCGAGGAATTCTGCGACAAGATCCGCGCGGCCGCCGAGTACCGCACCGACCCCGACTTCGTGATCATCGCCCGCACCGACGCGCGCGCGGTCACCGGCCTGGACGACGCGATCGACCGCGGCAACCGCTACGCGGCCGCCGGTGCCGACGTCATCTTCTTCGAGGCGCCCCAGACCGAGGACGAGATCCGCCAGGTGGCGCGCGAGATCAAGGCCCCGCTGCTCGCCAACATGGTCATCGGCGGCAAGACGCCCGCGGTCCCGGTCTCCGAGCTGGAGCGGATGGGGTTCAAGATGGTGATCTTCCCGGCGGTGTGCATGGCCGCCGCCGTGCCCGCGATGGAGAAGTCACTGGCCTACCTCAAGGAGCACGGCACCGACTGGCAGCCCGGGCCGGTGCTGGCCCCGATGGACATCTTCCGGCGCGTGGGCTTCGACTGGTGGCACGGCATCGAGGAGAAGTTCGCCGGCCGCTAG
- a CDS encoding DUF481 domain-containing protein yields the protein MPRLTLVLSLVVGLVAVWATPSFADEVLFLNGDRLTGKIQSATGGKLTIKTEGAGDVTVDLSKVKTFSTDEPVRVGRKGAEDEPPVTSRVAAGPDRQVEASPAPGAPPQPVPITDIAVINPPLPEWKGALSLNGLLTTGNSQTEQLGFLANAAKRWPHDRLTLGAEYSYGRQEDPDTGEKSTTINYAMALAKYDHFFTKKFYGYLNFKAEHDEVAELEVRLAPGVGVGYQWYEGPRFNLLTETGVSWVYENFKHAPSHEFVAARLAYAVDWTPIDPLYLYHKLEYLPAFEDPGGDYLLNADAGVRLSVWKALFAEFRYELRYDSRPAPGRDTTDQRFILGAGWSF from the coding sequence ATGCCGCGCCTGACCCTCGTTCTCTCCCTCGTCGTCGGTCTCGTCGCGGTATGGGCCACTCCATCGTTCGCCGACGAGGTCCTCTTCCTGAACGGCGACCGCCTCACCGGCAAGATCCAGAGCGCCACCGGCGGCAAGCTGACGATCAAGACGGAAGGCGCCGGCGACGTCACCGTCGATCTCAGCAAGGTGAAGACGTTCTCCACCGACGAGCCGGTGCGGGTGGGCCGGAAGGGCGCCGAGGATGAGCCCCCGGTGACCTCGCGGGTGGCGGCCGGCCCCGACCGTCAGGTCGAGGCGAGCCCGGCGCCGGGAGCGCCGCCGCAGCCCGTGCCCATCACCGACATCGCGGTCATCAATCCCCCGCTGCCCGAGTGGAAGGGCGCGCTGTCCCTGAACGGCTTGCTGACCACCGGCAACTCCCAGACCGAGCAGCTCGGCTTCCTCGCCAACGCCGCGAAGCGCTGGCCTCACGACCGGCTCACCCTGGGCGCGGAATATTCCTACGGGCGGCAGGAGGACCCGGACACCGGCGAGAAGAGCACCACCATCAACTACGCCATGGCCTTGGCGAAGTACGATCATTTCTTCACCAAGAAGTTCTACGGCTACCTCAACTTCAAGGCCGAGCACGACGAGGTCGCGGAGCTCGAGGTACGGCTCGCCCCCGGCGTCGGCGTGGGCTATCAGTGGTACGAGGGGCCCAGGTTCAATCTCTTGACGGAAACCGGTGTGTCGTGGGTCTACGAGAACTTCAAGCACGCCCCGAGCCACGAGTTCGTGGCCGCGCGGCTGGCCTACGCGGTGGACTGGACCCCGATCGATCCGCTGTACCTCTACCACAAGCTCGAGTACCTGCCCGCGTTCGAGGATCCGGGCGGGGACTACCTGCTGAACGCCGACGCCGGCGTGCGCCTGAGCGTGTGGAAGGCCCTGTTCGCCGAGTTCCGCTACGAGCTGCGCTACGACTCGCGGCCCGCTCCGGGACGGGACACGACCGACCAGCGCTTCATCCTCGGCGCGGGCTGGTCCTTCTGA